In Lacinutrix sp. Bg11-31, the DNA window GTTTTATTGTAAATTATAATAAGTTTGAGTCTAACCCAAATAATTTAAACTTAGACAAATGGAGTTTAATGTGGTTTTCTCAGGCTAGTTACGAGTTGCCATTTGAAATTAGCGCAGAACTTAGTGCAAACTATGGCACAGGAGCTTTAGAAGGTGGTATAGACACAGACTGGTTTGCAGGATTAGATTTTTCTTTTGGAAAAAAGCTTTTAGACGAAAGGCTAAAACTAAACTTAGGCTTCAACAAAATGCTAAACAGAGGTTTTATAGGCGAAATTAACTATAATAATTTACAAGCAGATGTGGAAAGTAATCAATCAAGACAAAATATTCAGTTAAGAGCAACGTATAGTTTTGGTTCTAAATATGGAAAAAAGAAGAACAGAAGTAATGCTTCTAAAGATGAAGAAAATAGAATTGATGATAATAATTAATTAGAGATGGATAAAACATTTAAAATTATATTGCTAACTCTAGCCTCTTTTGGTCTTTCTTTTGCTTTGAGACATTTCTTTTACTCCGACTTGATAAATTGGATTAATTTAAACATAAAGAATATTGGAATTAGTCATTTTGTCACTGATTTGATTATTGGAATACCTTTATTTATAGGAGTTGGTTTAATTCATGATTTCAAAAACTTTATCAAAAACCTAGGACTTAACAAATCCATTAAAAAGGCATTATTGTTTTCTTTGATATGTACATCTCCAATGTTTATTGGATATTTTATAGTTTTTGATCTTAATTCTGAAATTACTTTTACTAAAATTTTAAGAGGAGCTTTTATTGCCGCCTTTATTGAAGAACTGTTTTTTAGAGGAATTCTTTTTGGTCAAATTTATAGATTTACTAAAATTGGTTTTTTTCCTTCAATAATATTTGGAGCATTAATTTTTGCTTTAGGACACCTCTATCAGAGTCAAGAATTATCAACATTAATAGGCGTTTTTTTAACTACTTTTTTAGGAGCAATTTTATTTGCTTGGGTTTATGTGGAATGGGATAATAATTTATGGGTTTCTATTTTTTTACATCTATTTATGAACTTATTTTGGATGCTATTCTCCGTAGCTGATAACGCATTTGGAGGCACATATGCTAATGTTTTTAGAATTATTACTATTATCCTTGTAATTACTCTTACCATAGCTTATAAGTTTAAAAAAGGAATTAAATTAGAGGTAAATAAAAGCACTTTGATAATAAATAAATGAACACCAAACTAAACAAATCCGATTATATATTATTGATTATCTATTTTGTGATATCCATTGCAATGCAGACTTTAGATTATTATGATCGTCATGCATTAATAAGGGAGTATTGGATAGATTTTCCAGTAGACATAATAATGATTCTTGTATTAATTTCAATATTTATGTATTGGTTAATACCCAAATATATTATTGAGCAAAAAAAGTATTTTAATTTCATATTTTTTAGCCTTTTAGCCATGATTGTTATTGGAGGTATAGATAAAGTTGTTGGTTACTGGTCTGGAGATAATGATTGGAACCGATTTCCTTCAACCTTTTGGTTTATTATTGAATCCATATCTATAAGCGCTAATCAAATGGGATTGCCTTTTGGTTTACTTTTAACTAAGAAGTTTTACGAGAGCCAGACACAGCTTCTTACTGTAGAAAAGCAACAAAAAGAAAACGAACTCAAACTATTACGTTCGCAAATAGATCCTCATTTTTTATTTAATAATTTAAACACACTAGATTCTTTAATAGATAGTGATCCAGAAAAAGCAAAAGAATATATTAATAGGCTATCGTTAATCTATCGCTATTTAATAAAAACCAAAGATGCTGAGGTTATGGAACTGTCTGAGGAAATAGAACTAGCCAAAAATTATATGTTTTTAATTAAAACGCGTTTTGGAAACGATTACGATTTTAAAGTTGAAATAAATACAGATATTACAGATAGGTTTATTCCAACAGGAGCAATTCAAGCCTTATTAGAGAACGTTGTAAAACACAATAAGCCACAAAACAATAAAGCAATAGCAACAACTATTTTAGTTGAAGAAAGCGCGCTTAAAGTAACAAACACAAAATCTGGTATTTTATCTAAAGACGAATCGTTTGGAACAGGTTTAGAAAACTTAAAAGCACGATATAAATTATTGTCAGATAAGGAAGTAATAATTATAAATACAGATAAAGAATTTGTTATTTCAATTCCAATTATTAAATTAATTGACGAAAATTAGAGCAATGAAAATTTTAATTCTAGAAGACGAAATACCAGCATATCAAAAACTAGTTTCTTTTGTAAACGACTATTTTCAAGAACACATTCCTCACGATTGGGCACGATCTAATGCTGAAGGAAAAGCGTTTCTTGTAAATAATAAGTATGACTTTATTTTGTCGGACATTCAATTGCTAGATGGTGTGTCGTTCGATTTGTATAATGAAATTGATATCGATTCTCCAATTATTTTCTGTTCTGCTCACGACGATTATTTGTTTCAAGCATTTAACACAAACGGTATTGCGTATATATTAAAACCGTACACGCAAACAGATTTTAAAAAGGCAATTGAAAAATACCAATCTCTATTTAAACAAGGCGATTATAACGCACTTTCTAACGAAACAATCACAGAGCTTAAAGTTGCTTTAAAAGAAGAGGCTAATAATTATAAGAAGCGTTTTGTAATTAAAAAAACAAAAGGAATTCAACTCTTAAATGTATCAGAAATTAGTATAATTGAAGCTTCAGGAGATTTTTGCATTGCCACAGACTTTAGTGGAAAACGACACATTATTTCTCAAAATTTAGGATCAATTATTCAACAATTAAATCCAACTAAGTTTTTTAAAATAAACAGAAGCGAGATTCTAAGCATAGATTACATAGAAAACTTAGAAAGCCATTTTAAAAACCGATTATTAATTAAAATAAAGGGCTTAAAAGATAAAGTAATGACGAGTTCTTCTACAACAGCAGAGTTTAGAAAATGGCTGGAGCAGTAAAACAAAAAACCTTCAGCGAAAACTGAAGGTTTATATATATAAATCTAATTATCTAAAAAGGAGAATTAATTTATTTAATCATTCAACTTTAAAACAGCCATAAATGCTTGTTGAGGTATTTCTACATTACCAACTTGACGCATACGCTTTTTACCTTTTTTCTGCTTTTCTAGTAACTTACGTTTACGTGAAATATCTCCACCATAACATTTTGCCGTTACATCTTTACGTAATGCTTTTACCGTTTCTCTAGCAATAATTTTTGCTCCAATTGCTGCTTGAATTGGGATATCGAATTGCTGACGTGGAATTAATTCTTTCAACTTTTCAGTCATTTTCTTACCAATATGATGAGCATTATCAGCATGAATTAATGCAGAAAGTGCATCTACTGGTTGGGCATTTAATAAGACATCTAAACGTACTAATTTCGATACCTTCATACCTATTGGATGGTAGTCGAAAGAAGCATATCCTTTAGAAACCGTTTTAAGTCTATCGTAGAAATCGAAAACAATTTCTGCTAAAGGCATTTCAAAAGTAAGCTCAACACGAACAGGTGTTAAATACGTTTGATTTATAATCATACCACGTTTCTCAATACACAAACTCATTACGTTACCAACAAAATCTGCTTTTGTAATAATAGTAGCTTTTATATAAGGTTCTTCAACCCTATTTATCATTGTTGGTTCAGGTAAATCACTTGGGTTATTTACAATAAATGGTTCGTCAGGATTTTTATTGGTATAAGCGTAGTACGATACGTTTGGTACAGTAGTAATTACCGTCATATCAAACTCACGTTCTAAACGCTCTTGGATAATTTCCATGTGTAGCATTCCTAAGAAACCACAACGGAAACCAAAACCTAAAGCCGCAGAACTTTCTGGTTGAAACACCAAAGAAGCATCGTTTAACTGAAGCTTTTCCATAGAATTTCTAAGCTCTTCGTAATCCTCTGTATCTACAGGATAAATTCCTGCAAAAACCATTGGTTTTACGTCTTCGAAACCTTCAACAATATTTGTAGTTGGGTTATCAAAATCTGTAATTGTATCTCCTACTTTTACTTCTTTTGCCGTTTTTATTCCAGTAATTAAATAACCAACATCACCAGTTTTTACACTTTTCTTTGCAACTTGTGTTAATTTTAAAGTACCAACTTCATCTGCAAAATAATGATTATCTGTAGCGACAAATTTAATTTTTTGTCCTTTTTTAATTTCTCCATTAAAAACTCTAAAGTAAGTTTCAATACCTCTAAAAGTATTGTAAACCGAATCGAAAATTAAAGCTTGAAGCGGTGCATCAGGATCTCCTTTTGGAGCAGGAATACGCTTAATAATTGCTTCTAAAATATTTTCGACACCAAAACCAGTTTTTCCACTTGCGTGTATTACTTCTTCTGGCTTACAACCTAAAAGATCTACAATATCGTCTGTAACTTCTTCTGGGTTTGCACTTGGTAAATCGATTTTATTTAAAACAGGAATAATTTCTAAATCATTCTCTAGTGCTAAATATAAATTAGAAATAGTTTGTGCTTGTATACTTTGCGCAGCATCTACAATTAGTAATGCGCCTTCACAAGCAGCAATAGATCTTGATACCTCGTAAGAGAAATCTACATGACCAGGAGTATCAATTAAGTTTAAAACATACTCTTGACCTTCGTAAGTATATTCCATTTGGATAGCATGCGACTTAATGGTAATACCACGTTCGCGTTCCAAATCCATACTATCTAAAAGTTGCGCTTGTTGTTCACGAGCAGTTACAGAACCTGTTGCATCGAGTAAACGATCGGCAAGTGTACTTTTTCCGTGATCAATATGTGCAATAATGCAAAAATTTCTAATGTGCTTCATAATCTATAGGCTCTTATAAAGAGAAGAGACTGCAAATATAAGGCATTTATTGACGATTTTTTTAGTTTTTCTTCGGCTTAGTAAGTGCCTAAAATTTACGGTTTTTACCGTAACAGAAATTAAAAAACTATTAGTAACTTGCTTTTTCGTTAAAATCTCAAATGAAATACCTTTTATACTCACTTATTTTTCTTTTTTCTTCGGAAAGCATAGCGCAGCAATTTACCATTTCTGGGACTGTTGTTGATGAGCAAAACACTCCAATTGCATATGCCAATGTTATAGTTATGCAACCAATTACAGAAGATTTGGGAAATTCAGGATTTAAAAATATTAAGGGAGTTTCTACAGATGAAAAAGGTTTTTTCGTCTTTGATAATCTTGAAAAAGGAAATTATAGAATAGCAATAAGTTTTCTAGGATTTAAAGAAGAAGTGAAAACAGTTCAACTTTCTAAAAGAGAAAATCTCAAAATTACTTTAAAGGAAGACACTGAAACTTTAGGAGAAGTCACGATTACCTCAACCAAACCAATCTTAAAAAAAGAAGTAGATAGACTTGTGTTTAAGGTTGCAAATACAGCATTAAGTGAAGGAAGTCTACTAGATGTATTACGTAGTACACCAGGTGTTTTAATTTTAGATGATGCTATTACTGTAAAAAATAGTACACCAACAGTTTATATTAACGATAGAAAAGTAAATCTATCTGCTAGCGAAATAGCCCAGCTTTTAGAAAACTCGCCAGCAAATAGCATAAAAAAAGTAGAAGTTATTACCAATCCACCAGCAAAATATGATGCCGAAAGTGGTGCGGTTTTAAATATAGTAATGAGCAGAAATTTAATTACTGGTTATCGTGGCAATGTATTTAGTAAATATACTCAAGGTATTTACCCAAGATATAATGCAGGAATTAATCAGTTTTATAAAACAAAAAAGATTAATGTTAATTTAAATTACAGTTTTACAAAAAGTAAAATTAATAGAGAGAACGATAATAGCGTAAACTACCTTGATAATTCGGGAGATTTGGAAGAACAATGGCTAACGAAAAATAACAGAAACACGTCCTCTAACAATCACAATGCTAACTTAAATTTTGATTATTTTATAGACGATAGTAACACATTAAGTTTTTCGTCTAACGTGTTATTAGTGCCTTATTATGATTATAGAATAAATGGACAAACGGAAGTTGTAGATAACGAGAACGCTAAGCTTTTCAATTTTAATGCTAACAATCATTCTAAAGATGAAAAATATAATTTAGGATTCAACTTAGACTTTGTGCATCGTTTTAAAAGCAAAGGAAAGCTGGCATTTAACGTTCATTATACAGATTACGACTACCAAAGAAATCAAAACGTAAGTAGTGATTATTTTTTTACTAATAATGTAGGAAACTTTAGTACTGCTTTTATTACTGATAATAACCAAGATACAAATATTATAAGCTCTCAAATTGACTATGATTTGCCTATAGATGAAAGCTCAGATTTCTCCTTTGGTTTAAAATCGTCCGCTATTAAAACCAATAGTAATATTGCTCAGTTTGATATTAACCAAGGAACAGGCACTATAGATTTTAATGCAGAAAACTCTAACGTATTTGATTATGAAGAGACTATTTTTGCCGCTTATACGAGTTACAATAAATCTTGGGATAAGTGGCGTTTTAGTGGTGGATTAAGATTAGAGCAAACTAACTTAGAAGGATTGTCTGTTTCAGATAATGTAAAAAACACTCAAGACTATTTTGAGTTGTTTCCAACATTAAATTTAAGTCATCAAGCTTCAGAGAAAGTAAATGTTTACACTAATTATAAACGTAGTCTTTCTAGACCTAGTTATCAATTATTAAATCCGTTTAACTTCTTTTTAAATGACAATACAATAGTAACAGGTAACCCAAATATATTACCTTCTTTTTCAAATCATTTTGTAGTTGGTACAGAAATAAATAAGCTTTACACGATAGAAGCTTATTACAAAGATAGTTCTAACGAAATTGTAGAACTGCCTAGACAAGATAACACTAATAACCTATTAATATATTCGCCAACTAATATTGGCAATACCAAAGAGTTAGGTTTCGATTTTATTACTTATTTTGATGTTAAAGATAATTGGTCAGTTTATTTTGTAACGTCTTTTTATAATATTCAAGAAGAAGCTTTTATTGATAACCAATTACTTAAAATGGACCAATGGAGTAACTATTCTGAACTTAGTAATAATATCTCGTTATTAAAAGATAGGAGTTTAAAAATGAATTTTACGTTAACTTATGCTAGTAAAAACCAACAAGGATTTCAAATAGTAGATTCTCGTTTAATATCAGACCTGTCCTTTAGTAAGTCTATTTTAAAAAAGAAAGCAACGCTATCTTTAGCCTTTGCAGATTTGTTTAACAAGCAAGACTTTGCAGTAAGATCAAAATTTGGAAACCAAGATAATCGCAATTTCACCAATTTAGATAACCGTTACGTTAAGCTAGGCTTTAATTATAAATTTGGTAATACAACTTTAAGAACTAACGAGCGCACTAAAGAGTTAAATGAGCGAGATCGTTTGGAGAAAAATTAATCCTGCCACTCTGCAATAAACAAATTAGTATCGCGTCCACCTCCATTATTTCTATTAGAAGAAAAAGCTAGTTTTTTACCATTGTTCGAAAACACAGGAAAAGCATCAAAAGTCTCACCATGTGTTACGCGTTCTAAATTTTTACCATCAATATCTATCAAGTATAAGTTAAAAGGGAAACCACGCTCTGCTTCAAAGTTAGAAGAGAATAATATTTTCTTACCACTTGGATGAAAAAACGGACTCCAATTAGCGTTTCCTAAGTCGGTTAATTGTCTTAAATCACTTCCATCTGCATTACAAATGTAAAGCTCCATATCTGTTGGTTCTACTAAACCTTCAGCTAATAAATCTTTATAGTCTTTAATTTCTTTTTCTGTTTTTGGTCTAGAAGAACGGAAGATAATTTTTGTGCCATCTGGTGAGAAAAAAGCACCTCCATCGTAACCAAGCTCATCTGTAATTTGTTTAACATCGCTACCATCAAGATTCATAGTGTATAATTCTAAATCACCACTTCTAGTCGACGTAAATACAATTTTATCGCCTTTTGGAGATACTGTTGGTTCTGCATCGTAGCCTTTTTCGTTGGTTAATTGTTTAACAATATTACCTTCTAAATCGGCTACAAAAATATCGAAAGTATCGTAAACAGGCCAGATGTATTTTCCGTTTTTACGTAAAGGAGTATCTGGGCAATTTTCATTTGCTAAATGTGTAGACGCATAAATTATATGCTTGTTGTCTGGCATAAAATAAGAACATGTTGTACGTCCTTTTCCTGTACTTACCATTGGAGGAACAGTACCATTAAAAGTATCGTCTGCATGCATTAAAAACATTTGGTCACAGCTAACGTTCCATTTTGTATAGTTAGATTGAAATACTATTTGCTTATCATCGAAACTCCAATAGGCCTCAGCATTATCTCCACCAAAAGTAACTTGACGCAAGTCTTTAAAATGAACTTCATCTGTATAGATTAAAGGATTTTTTATTTCTATTGTTTCAGAAGTTACTACAGTTTTTTCACCTTCTGTTTTCGCTTCCTTTTTACAAGAAAAACAAACAATTGCGATAAGTAATAAGTTAAATACACGTGTTTTCATGTGTTTTATATTTATTGTTTTTTATGGTCACATACTGTTCTCTATTAATCATTTCCTTAGATGATTAAATTTATAACATGCTCGTTTAATAATTGCTTAATAATGTCTAATTTCGTGTAAAACTAATACT includes these proteins:
- a CDS encoding CPBP family intramembrane glutamic endopeptidase — its product is MDKTFKIILLTLASFGLSFALRHFFYSDLINWINLNIKNIGISHFVTDLIIGIPLFIGVGLIHDFKNFIKNLGLNKSIKKALLFSLICTSPMFIGYFIVFDLNSEITFTKILRGAFIAAFIEELFFRGILFGQIYRFTKIGFFPSIIFGALIFALGHLYQSQELSTLIGVFLTTFLGAILFAWVYVEWDNNLWVSIFLHLFMNLFWMLFSVADNAFGGTYANVFRIITIILVITLTIAYKFKKGIKLEVNKSTLIINK
- a CDS encoding sensor histidine kinase — protein: MNTKLNKSDYILLIIYFVISIAMQTLDYYDRHALIREYWIDFPVDIIMILVLISIFMYWLIPKYIIEQKKYFNFIFFSLLAMIVIGGIDKVVGYWSGDNDWNRFPSTFWFIIESISISANQMGLPFGLLLTKKFYESQTQLLTVEKQQKENELKLLRSQIDPHFLFNNLNTLDSLIDSDPEKAKEYINRLSLIYRYLIKTKDAEVMELSEEIELAKNYMFLIKTRFGNDYDFKVEINTDITDRFIPTGAIQALLENVVKHNKPQNNKAIATTILVEESALKVTNTKSGILSKDESFGTGLENLKARYKLLSDKEVIIINTDKEFVISIPIIKLIDEN
- a CDS encoding LytTR family DNA-binding domain-containing protein, coding for MKILILEDEIPAYQKLVSFVNDYFQEHIPHDWARSNAEGKAFLVNNKYDFILSDIQLLDGVSFDLYNEIDIDSPIIFCSAHDDYLFQAFNTNGIAYILKPYTQTDFKKAIEKYQSLFKQGDYNALSNETITELKVALKEEANNYKKRFVIKKTKGIQLLNVSEISIIEASGDFCIATDFSGKRHIISQNLGSIIQQLNPTKFFKINRSEILSIDYIENLESHFKNRLLIKIKGLKDKVMTSSSTTAEFRKWLEQ
- the lepA gene encoding translation elongation factor 4, which translates into the protein MKHIRNFCIIAHIDHGKSTLADRLLDATGSVTAREQQAQLLDSMDLERERGITIKSHAIQMEYTYEGQEYVLNLIDTPGHVDFSYEVSRSIAACEGALLIVDAAQSIQAQTISNLYLALENDLEIIPVLNKIDLPSANPEEVTDDIVDLLGCKPEEVIHASGKTGFGVENILEAIIKRIPAPKGDPDAPLQALIFDSVYNTFRGIETYFRVFNGEIKKGQKIKFVATDNHYFADEVGTLKLTQVAKKSVKTGDVGYLITGIKTAKEVKVGDTITDFDNPTTNIVEGFEDVKPMVFAGIYPVDTEDYEELRNSMEKLQLNDASLVFQPESSAALGFGFRCGFLGMLHMEIIQERLEREFDMTVITTVPNVSYYAYTNKNPDEPFIVNNPSDLPEPTMINRVEEPYIKATIITKADFVGNVMSLCIEKRGMIINQTYLTPVRVELTFEMPLAEIVFDFYDRLKTVSKGYASFDYHPIGMKVSKLVRLDVLLNAQPVDALSALIHADNAHHIGKKMTEKLKELIPRQQFDIPIQAAIGAKIIARETVKALRKDVTAKCYGGDISRKRKLLEKQKKGKKRMRQVGNVEIPQQAFMAVLKLND
- a CDS encoding outer membrane beta-barrel protein; this translates as MKYLLYSLIFLFSSESIAQQFTISGTVVDEQNTPIAYANVIVMQPITEDLGNSGFKNIKGVSTDEKGFFVFDNLEKGNYRIAISFLGFKEEVKTVQLSKRENLKITLKEDTETLGEVTITSTKPILKKEVDRLVFKVANTALSEGSLLDVLRSTPGVLILDDAITVKNSTPTVYINDRKVNLSASEIAQLLENSPANSIKKVEVITNPPAKYDAESGAVLNIVMSRNLITGYRGNVFSKYTQGIYPRYNAGINQFYKTKKINVNLNYSFTKSKINRENDNSVNYLDNSGDLEEQWLTKNNRNTSSNNHNANLNFDYFIDDSNTLSFSSNVLLVPYYDYRINGQTEVVDNENAKLFNFNANNHSKDEKYNLGFNLDFVHRFKSKGKLAFNVHYTDYDYQRNQNVSSDYFFTNNVGNFSTAFITDNNQDTNIISSQIDYDLPIDESSDFSFGLKSSAIKTNSNIAQFDINQGTGTIDFNAENSNVFDYEETIFAAYTSYNKSWDKWRFSGGLRLEQTNLEGLSVSDNVKNTQDYFELFPTLNLSHQASEKVNVYTNYKRSLSRPSYQLLNPFNFFLNDNTIVTGNPNILPSFSNHFVVGTEINKLYTIEAYYKDSSNEIVELPRQDNTNNLLIYSPTNIGNTKELGFDFITYFDVKDNWSVYFVTSFYNIQEEAFIDNQLLKMDQWSNYSELSNNISLLKDRSLKMNFTLTYASKNQQGFQIVDSRLISDLSFSKSILKKKATLSLAFADLFNKQDFAVRSKFGNQDNRNFTNLDNRYVKLGFNYKFGNTTLRTNERTKELNERDRLEKN
- a CDS encoding PD40 domain-containing protein; amino-acid sequence: MKTRVFNLLLIAIVCFSCKKEAKTEGEKTVVTSETIEIKNPLIYTDEVHFKDLRQVTFGGDNAEAYWSFDDKQIVFQSNYTKWNVSCDQMFLMHADDTFNGTVPPMVSTGKGRTTCSYFMPDNKHIIYASTHLANENCPDTPLRKNGKYIWPVYDTFDIFVADLEGNIVKQLTNEKGYDAEPTVSPKGDKIVFTSTRSGDLELYTMNLDGSDVKQITDELGYDGGAFFSPDGTKIIFRSSRPKTEKEIKDYKDLLAEGLVEPTDMELYICNADGSDLRQLTDLGNANWSPFFHPSGKKILFSSNFEAERGFPFNLYLIDIDGKNLERVTHGETFDAFPVFSNNGKKLAFSSNRNNGGGRDTNLFIAEWQD